One stretch of Deinococcus fonticola DNA includes these proteins:
- a CDS encoding chloride channel protein: MSGVRSPFPRAMLTRLETGRIVVLSLLLGMLVGGLGIVLRVVLDVVLPWGAWLTGFSPPGPPGEGGLLMAFGDALPWGLLFLPFIGGLYAWLVPAEPGAPYSQLVRGYHARGQWPDVWTGFRTLLATVIAHASGLLIGRDSAFVMVGQIGTRLLGRATRLDAVESRTLMLAGAAAGLGTALHAPLAAAVLIVEILYRRFEFEFEVLMPCVLAAVAAYAIYGLGFGFSPLLSVVGAQLPAAGQVPLYLLLALIVTLLGWILLFAARVVPSAWTDGWLRPVLGGLFGLLTASMALLSAPGVLGDGLGWLQLGLNGFLSEKVMEVAVWRWLLLALGARLAFGGGLFPSVATGGLLGVGLGMGLGLDPAVSGLIGATAFLTVTLNVPVGAALLAVAWGGDTLLPVVLVAAGMAHFLSGETGIVPGQVRSRAVSGAHATPTFAPLPDTVRFMAPRSPAQPAAPIPFDAPADGQAHEGAAAAPERELYRRAVPGGWQGTKLHLVSLPPGVEIVGIVRDGTVRVPRPEMRLTADDELVFLARPQAYAALEGLLRLPGA; encoded by the coding sequence ATGTCGGGCGTGCGTTCTCCGTTTCCCCGCGCCATGTTGACCCGTCTGGAAACAGGACGGATCGTGGTGCTGAGCCTGCTGCTGGGGATGCTGGTGGGCGGGCTGGGCATCGTGCTGCGGGTGGTGCTGGATGTCGTATTGCCGTGGGGCGCGTGGCTCACGGGCTTCTCGCCACCGGGGCCGCCGGGCGAGGGCGGGCTGCTGATGGCCTTCGGGGACGCCTTGCCGTGGGGACTGCTCTTTTTGCCGTTCATCGGTGGCCTGTATGCCTGGCTGGTGCCTGCCGAGCCGGGCGCCCCTTACTCGCAGCTGGTGCGGGGCTACCATGCGCGGGGCCAGTGGCCGGACGTGTGGACGGGCTTCAGGACGCTGCTGGCCACGGTGATTGCGCACGCGTCTGGCCTGCTGATTGGCCGGGATTCCGCTTTCGTGATGGTGGGGCAGATCGGCACGCGCCTGCTGGGCCGGGCCACGCGGCTGGACGCCGTGGAGAGCCGCACGCTGATGCTGGCGGGCGCGGCGGCGGGGCTGGGAACGGCGCTACACGCGCCCCTGGCGGCGGCAGTTTTGATCGTGGAGATTCTGTACCGCCGCTTCGAGTTCGAGTTCGAGGTGCTGATGCCGTGCGTGCTGGCGGCGGTGGCGGCCTACGCCATCTACGGGCTGGGGTTCGGGTTCTCGCCGCTGCTGAGCGTGGTGGGGGCGCAACTGCCGGCGGCGGGTCAGGTGCCGCTTTACCTGTTGCTGGCGCTGATCGTAACGCTGCTGGGCTGGATTCTGCTGTTTGCCGCGCGCGTGGTTCCCAGCGCGTGGACTGACGGCTGGTTGCGCCCCGTGCTGGGCGGCCTGTTCGGCTTGCTGACGGCTTCAATGGCGCTGCTGAGTGCGCCGGGCGTGCTGGGCGACGGCCTGGGCTGGTTGCAACTGGGCCTGAACGGGTTTCTGAGCGAGAAGGTCATGGAAGTGGCGGTGTGGCGCTGGCTGCTGCTGGCGCTGGGGGCCAGGCTGGCGTTTGGGGGCGGCCTTTTTCCCTCGGTGGCCACCGGCGGGTTGCTGGGCGTGGGTCTGGGGATGGGCCTGGGGCTTGACCCGGCGGTGTCGGGCTTGATCGGCGCGACGGCGTTTCTGACCGTGACACTCAACGTTCCGGTGGGCGCGGCGCTGCTGGCGGTGGCGTGGGGAGGGGACACCCTGCTGCCGGTGGTGCTGGTGGCGGCCGGTATGGCGCACTTCCTGAGCGGCGAGACAGGCATCGTTCCCGGCCAGGTGCGTTCTCGGGCGGTGAGTGGGGCCCACGCCACGCCCACCTTTGCGCCGCTACCGGATACGGTGCGGTTCATGGCGCCGCGCTCACCAGCCCAACCCGCTGCGCCTATTCCCTTCGATGCCCCGGCCGACGGGCAGGCCCACGAGGGCGCGGCCGCGGCACCGGAGCGCGAACTGTACCGACGCGCCGTGCCGGGCGGGTGGCAGGGCACGAAACTGCATCTGGTGTCGTTGCCGCCCGGGGTGGAAATCGTGGGCATCGTGCGCGACGGAACCGTGCGCGTTCCCCGCCCGGAAATGCGCCTGACCGCCGACGATGAACTGGTGTTCCTGGCCCGCCCGCAGGCTTACGCGGCCCTCGAAGGGTTGCTGCGCCTGCCCGGAGCTTAA
- a CDS encoding MFS transporter, whose product MTSLRGWSRNEWLGFLNGCGVSIGDGFMSVTVVMAGFAARLGAPNWVIGLLPAIAGGGWMLPQLLVAARVRPLAYKLPVYRSAAVVRTAMYVTMVLVTAFLAQQPALCLTLFILAMLVNALASGVSGLPFLEVVSKVVAPENRPRFFGLRNLYGGLLAFAAGLAVRWILASGLAFPYNYALIFGLGTLAFTFGYWVFGRVQEPPDTPQPAQGFRGEVRAIPETLKDPHFRAFLTVRLLLAAATMSEPFYAVYALRELHFPVSTLGVFVMTLTGVAPFSNLGWQRLAEKRGSRRIIRFAALFYGLAPVWAYLVGRLDWPSWTYLGVFVLSSVATQGFNLGFTNHLLNIAPENARARYIGTLNTLVGAALFMPVLGGLLADRSGYATVFILSGLLSLVAWWLCRGLRRDA is encoded by the coding sequence ATGACTTCCCTCAGGGGCTGGAGCCGCAACGAGTGGCTGGGGTTCCTGAACGGCTGCGGCGTCTCGATCGGCGACGGGTTCATGAGCGTGACGGTCGTTATGGCGGGCTTCGCGGCGCGGCTGGGAGCGCCCAACTGGGTGATCGGCCTGCTGCCCGCCATCGCCGGGGGCGGGTGGATGTTGCCGCAACTGCTGGTGGCGGCCCGCGTGCGGCCCCTGGCCTACAAGCTCCCGGTGTACCGCTCGGCGGCGGTCGTGCGCACGGCCATGTACGTCACCATGGTGCTGGTCACGGCGTTCCTGGCCCAGCAGCCCGCGCTGTGCCTCACGCTGTTCATCCTGGCGATGCTGGTCAACGCCCTGGCCTCCGGCGTGTCCGGGCTGCCGTTTCTAGAGGTGGTCAGCAAGGTCGTCGCGCCCGAAAACCGCCCCCGTTTCTTTGGCCTGCGCAACCTGTACGGCGGACTGCTGGCGTTCGCGGCGGGGCTGGCGGTGCGCTGGATTCTGGCCTCCGGGCTGGCCTTTCCCTACAATTACGCCCTGATTTTTGGCCTGGGAACGCTGGCATTTACCTTCGGGTACTGGGTGTTCGGGCGGGTGCAGGAGCCGCCGGACACGCCGCAGCCCGCGCAGGGGTTCCGGGGGGAAGTCAGGGCCATCCCCGAAACCCTGAAGGATCCGCACTTCCGCGCCTTCCTGACGGTGCGTCTGCTGCTGGCCGCCGCCACCATGAGCGAACCCTTCTACGCCGTGTACGCCCTGCGGGAGCTGCATTTCCCGGTGTCCACGCTGGGTGTGTTCGTCATGACCCTGACCGGGGTCGCACCTTTCTCGAACCTGGGCTGGCAACGCCTCGCCGAGAAACGCGGTTCGCGGCGCATCATTCGCTTTGCGGCGCTGTTCTACGGGTTGGCCCCGGTGTGGGCTTATCTGGTGGGGCGCCTGGACTGGCCCAGCTGGACGTACCTGGGCGTGTTCGTGCTGTCCAGCGTCGCCACGCAGGGCTTCAACCTGGGCTTCACCAACCACCTGCTGAACATCGCGCCCGAAAACGCCCGCGCCCGTTACATCGGCACGCTGAACACCCTGGTCGGCGCGGCCCTGTTCATGCCCGTGCTGGGCGGGCTGCTGGCCGACCGCAGCGGCTACGCCACGGTCTTCATCCTGAGTGGCCTGCTCAGCCTCGTGGCGTGGTGGTTGTGCCGCGGCCTGAGGCGCGACGCCTGA